The following nucleotide sequence is from Gymnodinialimonas sp. 202GB13-11.
TTTGTGGGCCGCACCGCTTTGTCGGTGGAGACCAGAATGAACCGCTCAACCCCCTGCGCTTCGGCGGCGCTTGCAACGATCTGAGTGCCAAGCAGATTATTGCCCGCCCCTTCCAGAACGTTGTCTTCCACCAACGGCACATGTTTATAAGCCGCCGCGTGAATGATCGCCTCAATGCCTTCCTCTTTGAGCACATTGGCCAAGCGCTTTGGGTTGGTCACAGAACCCAAACGCGCAGAGAGGCCGATCTGAGCATCCTCCGCCCGCACGCGTAACTCGCGATCAATCTGATAGAGGGCAAATTCCGATTGCTCGTACAACACGATCCGTGCCGGGGCGCAGTCCAGCAATTGGCGGCACAACTCGGACCCGATAGACCCACCCGCCCCAGTCACCATCACAACCCGGCCCGCATACGCCTTAGCGATGTCCGGCACATCTAAATCGACCTTGTCGCGGCCCAAAAGCGCATCGGGCGCCACCGGCTGCAACGTTGTGGACTGACCAGAGATCAGATCGACATAAGATGGAAGCACCTGCACATCACAGTCCAGTTCATGCAGGTCTGCCAGAATGGCATCGGTTTTCGCTTGGGGCAGCGATGGCATGGCCAGCAGGACGCGTTTCACTTGCCCGGATTCCACCATGGCACCCAACTGTGCAGGAGGCGAAACGGAAAGGCCCGAGATAATCAGACCATGCAGGTTCGCGTTGTCATCGACAAAGGCCACGGGCTCCACTTCAGACGAGGCGCGCAACGCCGCAGCCAATTGGATGCCAGCCGCGCCCGCGCCGTAGATCGCAACCGGCACGCTGTCTTTGCCGTTCTGATAAGAACGCGACACAAGCAAATAACCAAGGTTGCGTCCCATCACCGACATTACGAAAAACGCACCGCCAAACAGGAACGGGATAGACCGCGGGGCGTTGATATTCAGGGCAAAACTACAGGCCATCGCAATTATGATGAGAAGAGCTGAGGCGCCGGCAATGCGACTGAGCGCCGTCATGTCGAGGGACGTGAGCTTGATCCAGGGCAAACGCATCGCCAACATGATGAATGGCCCGAAAACGGTCATCACAGCAATCAGAGGTAGGGCCTCGCTCAGGTAATGTGCGGGAAACAGAACCGAAAAGCGCAGGCAATAAGCCAGCAAAAAGGCCAGCGGAACAAGCGCGCTATCGAAAGCCAGAAAGAAATATCGCTTCTGTCGACGCGACAACCCGCTTAGCATTTTAACCCCCATGGCGGCCAAGGCATAGTCGCAGCCAAATCACGCCTGATATTCTACGTGTTTTCCCTGACGCATCAGGGACAAAACCCGTGAGGACACTGCAGGACAACTGCAATATCATGCCAAAGATGCTTAGCAAAAACAACGCCGTGATGTAATGCCACCTTTCGAAACTATGCGGAATATCGCCGTCGGCGCGCCGTGCATGCCGGTATCATTTCCGTTTTGCAGAACTGCGGCGCAAATTCCCCGCATATGCACGGACACAACTGGGCAAAAGGCAACTGACAACGTTGAACGCATCAGGTAAACGCCTGCCAACAAGAGGGTTGATCTTCGCGATCACTGGGGTGCGAGTAGAATGACGACGGGAAACGACGCTGAAACAAGCGGTGCAACGGGTGGCGAGATTGACCTGTTTGCATTGGTGCGCACCCTTTGGCGCGGGAAGTATTGGATCGCGTTGTTTTCGATCCTGTCGATGCTGGTCTTCGGGTTTTATACGATGCGGTTTGTTGCGCCGATGTATCCGGCGCGGGCGAGCGTGGTTTTGGAAGTGCAGGACCAGCAGGTCATCTCGGACATCGAGAGTGTTTTTGCCGGCGCGGGAACAGATCTATCGGCGATCAATACCGAGATTGAGGTGTTTCGGTCTCGCGAACTGATCGGGCGATTGGTCGACGACCTCGACCTCGTGAACCATCCGGAGTTCGGCAATACGGACGGACGGGGCGTCGTAAGCTTTGTTCGAACCCTAATCAGTGATTGGGAGCCGCCCACCATCGAAGGCGAGGAGTTGCGGAACCTCGTGATGGACCGTCTCATCAACCGGCTTGCAATCACGAATATTCGCCAATCCTTTGTTTTCAACATCTCGATTGAAACCCGAAATCCGGAAGACTCAGCGCGTATCGTGAACAGACTGGCCGAGCTATACGTTGAGAACCAGATTCAGCGAAAGCTGGATGAGCAGACCCGCGCCATCGAGTTTCTGTCGCTCAGAACCTCCGAGTTGGAAGCAAACCTCGAACAGCTCGAACAAGGCCTTGCGCAACGTATGGAACAATCCGACGTGATCGACGGCGACGTGCTCCAGGCTCAGAATTTGCAACTACGCGATACACGCGACCGTATCGCAGAGACAGAAGCAAGACTGACCCAAGCCACGGCCCTATCGGATGCCTTGGCCGCTGCCGAAGGGGCCGAGGCTTTGATCGCCGTGGCGGAAAACTCGGGCGACACGCGGTTCAATGCAATTGTTCAGCGCTTTCAAGACGGCCGCCTTGGCGCGGCTGCAACCGAGATCGCGTTGCGCGAAGTACAAGACGATATCAGCGCCGATCTGCGCCGCTTGGAGGCACAGCTGACAAGCCTGCGCCGGTCGGAAACAGAGCTGACCAATCAGTTCAACAACCAATCCGAAGAGCTGATCGAACTTCAACAGCTTGAGCGCGAAGCCAATACGGCGCGCCTGCTCTATGAGACGTTCCTGACGCGCCTTCAGGAGGCCAGCGTTCAGCGCGGGCTTGAAACAGCAGACAGCCGGATCTTGTCGGAAGCCATTCCGCGGCCTGCGTCCAGCCCACGAATTATGATTACCCTCGCCCTTGCCGCAATTCTGGGTGCGATGGCCGGGGCGGCTCTTGTGCTGATCCGCGAATGGCGTTTCGCTGGCTTCCGCACGACCGACGAGATGCGCCAAACGCTCCCCGTTTCGGTTCTGGGCTCCCTGCCTGCCATGACAAGCAGCAAACGCATCGAAGTGCTGAACCATCTGCGCGAGAAGCCCAATTCTGTCTTTGCCGAGGCCGTGCGCAACCTGCGCACCTCGATCCTGATGTCCAACCTCGACCGCGCCCCTCAGGTGATCCTTCTGACGTCTTCGGTTCCGGGCGAAGGCAAGACGACCCTGTCCATTGCACTCAGCCGCTATCTGCGTGCGCTGGAGGGCAAACGTGTGCTGCTCGTGGAAGCCGATATTCGCCGCCAAACGCTGCGCGCATATGTTGGGGAAGGCCATCAGGCAGGTGTCCAGCTAATCGATGTCGTTTTGGGCCGCGTGGCACTTGAGAATGCGAACCTCATGGATGATGAGCTTGGCGTCGAAGTCCTGATGGGCTCAGGCGGCGATTTCAACGCCGCCGACCTTTTCGAGTCCCGCCGCTTCCAGGACCTCATCACCAAGTTGCGCGAGCATTACGACCATATCATCATCGACAGCCCGCCTGTTCTGGCCGTCCCCGATGCTCGCGTCCTGTCGCGCTATGCCGATGTCAGTGTTTTCGCCGTGCGTTGGAGCCACACGACCCGCACCCAGGTTCGACAGGGCCTGGAGATGCTCAATAGCGTGGGTCACCCCGCGGATGGTGTTGTCCTTACCCAAGTGGACCAGCGCAAAATGAAGGGCTACGGCTATGCCGGGCAATACGGGTATGACGGATACGCGTCAGGTTATTACGCAAAAGACTGAAGACTTGATTCAAGGCGCCTAAAGCCCCTGCCCCACCAATGCACCGATCGCACTGGTCGCAGCCATCGCCAGTGCGCCCCATAGTATGACCCGGAACGCGGCTCGGGCCCTTGGCGCTCCGCCGGCCTGTGCACCCAAGGCCCCCAATGCTCCCAAGGCGGCCAAGGTCCCAACGGCCACTGCAAAGATCAGGACAGAGACCGGCGCTACAATTGCCACGCCCAACGGCACGGCCGCGCCCGCAGCAAAAGTTGCCGCTGACACAAGAGCTGCCTGAACAGGCTGGGGCGGCGACAGATCCGTCAATCCAATCTCATCCCTGAGATGCGCGGTCAGTGCATCATGCCGGGTCAATTCTTCGGCCACTTCCGCCGCCAGATCGGGCCTCAGGCCCCGCTCCTCATATATCGCCCGCAGCTCGGCCAATTCCCCCTCGGGATTTCGCTCCAGTTCGGCGCGTTCGCGCGCCACATCAGCCTTTTCCACATCTGCCTGGCTGGAGACAGAGACATATTCACCCGCCGCCATGGACAGCGCACCGGCGACCATACCGGCCAATCCCGCCAGAAGGATGACAGCCTTATCGCCAGACCCAGCGGCCACGCCAGCAATCAGGGAAGCTGTTGACAGAATGCCGTCATTGGCCCCCATGACCGCCGCACGTAACCAACCTGATCGCCCGGAAAGGTGCGGCTCGTCATGGGCCGAAGGAACGTTTGAGGCCGTGGGACGCACCATCAGCCCGGCAACCGCATTTTGCCCGGATTGAAGATGTTCAGCGGATCGACCCCGCGCTTGATGGCCCCCATCATCTCAATCGCAGCAGGGCCAAGCTCTCGCTCCAGATACTTGGCTTTGCCCTGCCCGATCCCGTGCTCGCCGGTGCAAGTGCCATCCATGGAAATCGCCAGATCGTTGAGCCAGCCGACAAAACCTTCGGCCTTGGTGATCTCGTCCGGGTTGTCCATGTCGATCAACAAAAGCGTATGGAAATTCCCGTCGCCCACATGGCCCACAACCGGTGCGGTGAACCCAAGCTCCGCGAGCTTGTCCTGCGCCGCGCCCACACAATCGGCCAGACGCGACAGGGGCACGCAGACATCTGTCGAAATTCCTTGCGCCCCGGGCCTAAGCTGCAGCGCCGCCCAATAGGCATCATGGCGCGCCTGCCAAAGCTTGGTCCGCTCTTCCTCGCGAGTGGTGAAGGTGAAGCCCGTCCCGCCATATTCACCGGCGATCTCACCAAAGACCTCAGCTTGCTCCGTGACCCCAGCCTCTGTCCCATGGAATTCCAGCAACAGAAGCGGCGTCTCGGGCAGCGTCAACTTGGAATAAGCGTTGCAGGCCTTCACCTGCAAAGCGTCGAGCAACTCAATCCGCGCTACCGGCAGCCCGTATTGGAACGTGGCGATCACCGCGTTGCAGGCCGCCTCGACGCTCGGGAACGAACAAGTGGCAGCCGATGTTGCCTCGGGAATACCCTGCAG
It contains:
- a CDS encoding polysaccharide biosynthesis protein yields the protein MLSGLSRRQKRYFFLAFDSALVPLAFLLAYCLRFSVLFPAHYLSEALPLIAVMTVFGPFIMLAMRLPWIKLTSLDMTALSRIAGASALLIIIAMACSFALNINAPRSIPFLFGGAFFVMSVMGRNLGYLLVSRSYQNGKDSVPVAIYGAGAAGIQLAAALRASSEVEPVAFVDDNANLHGLIISGLSVSPPAQLGAMVESGQVKRVLLAMPSLPQAKTDAILADLHELDCDVQVLPSYVDLISGQSTTLQPVAPDALLGRDKVDLDVPDIAKAYAGRVVMVTGAGGSIGSELCRQLLDCAPARIVLYEQSEFALYQIDRELRVRAEDAQIGLSARLGSVTNPKRLANVLKEEGIEAIIHAAAYKHVPLVEDNVLEGAGNNLLGTQIVASAAEAQGVERFILVSTDKAVRPTNIMGATKRMAEMVVQDMASRTSGTRFSMVRFGNVLGSSGSVLPLFQDQIRSGGPVTVTHPEVTRFFMTIPEAARLVLLAGAYSEGGDVFVLDMGKPMKILDIARRMIELSGARVRHGDEAEGIEIKITGLRPGEKLYEELLIDDASLIATPHSKILRASEDMLSQIEVAAMLREARGAVESGDADRFRKAVEGFVKGYQRPMVEADSA
- a CDS encoding GumC family protein, which translates into the protein MTTGNDAETSGATGGEIDLFALVRTLWRGKYWIALFSILSMLVFGFYTMRFVAPMYPARASVVLEVQDQQVISDIESVFAGAGTDLSAINTEIEVFRSRELIGRLVDDLDLVNHPEFGNTDGRGVVSFVRTLISDWEPPTIEGEELRNLVMDRLINRLAITNIRQSFVFNISIETRNPEDSARIVNRLAELYVENQIQRKLDEQTRAIEFLSLRTSELEANLEQLEQGLAQRMEQSDVIDGDVLQAQNLQLRDTRDRIAETEARLTQATALSDALAAAEGAEALIAVAENSGDTRFNAIVQRFQDGRLGAAATEIALREVQDDISADLRRLEAQLTSLRRSETELTNQFNNQSEELIELQQLEREANTARLLYETFLTRLQEASVQRGLETADSRILSEAIPRPASSPRIMITLALAAILGAMAGAALVLIREWRFAGFRTTDEMRQTLPVSVLGSLPAMTSSKRIEVLNHLREKPNSVFAEAVRNLRTSILMSNLDRAPQVILLTSSVPGEGKTTLSIALSRYLRALEGKRVLLVEADIRRQTLRAYVGEGHQAGVQLIDVVLGRVALENANLMDDELGVEVLMGSGGDFNAADLFESRRFQDLITKLREHYDHIIIDSPPVLAVPDARVLSRYADVSVFAVRWSHTTRTQVRQGLEMLNSVGHPADGVVLTQVDQRKMKGYGYAGQYGYDGYASGYYAKD
- a CDS encoding VIT family protein: MVRPTASNVPSAHDEPHLSGRSGWLRAAVMGANDGILSTASLIAGVAAGSGDKAVILLAGLAGMVAGALSMAAGEYVSVSSQADVEKADVARERAELERNPEGELAELRAIYEERGLRPDLAAEVAEELTRHDALTAHLRDEIGLTDLSPPQPVQAALVSAATFAAGAAVPLGVAIVAPVSVLIFAVAVGTLAALGALGALGAQAGGAPRARAAFRVILWGALAMAATSAIGALVGQGL
- a CDS encoding FAD-binding oxidoreductase; the encoded protein is MALVADLPRNEDGIATALAVLTQRFGPRVETGQALREQHAHTTTWLRNQPPDAVIFPQSTEEVQEIVRICATHQTPIIPFGTGTSLEGHVNAPAGGISLDFSQMDKILAVHAEDMDVTIQPGVTRKALNTHLRDTGLFFPIDPGADASLGGMAATSASGTCAVRYGTMKDNVLALKAVLPSGEILTSAKRARKTSAGYDLTRLIVGSEGTLGLITELTLKLQGIPEATSAATCSFPSVEAACNAVIATFQYGLPVARIELLDALQVKACNAYSKLTLPETPLLLLEFHGTEAGVTEQAEVFGEIAGEYGGTGFTFTTREEERTKLWQARHDAYWAALQLRPGAQGISTDVCVPLSRLADCVGAAQDKLAELGFTAPVVGHVGDGNFHTLLLIDMDNPDEITKAEGFVGWLNDLAISMDGTCTGEHGIGQGKAKYLERELGPAAIEMMGAIKRGVDPLNIFNPGKMRLPG